The following are encoded together in the Myxococcota bacterium genome:
- a CDS encoding BMP family protein produces the protein MRGWARKLVGSALCALAVTACKRASEPAPSAEPTGVPNFKVALLTPGSIRDGGWNQSAYEGLQMIHTALGAEVAHQETKTPQDFESGFRDFAARGFNLVFGHGFEFQDAAAKVANDYPRTVFITTSGSTLRGNVAPIVFELEDATFLLGFAGAKLSKTGKLGAVGGVKIPSVESTFTAFEAGAKRARPDAQVTISYIGGWTDTAAAREATLAQIAAGADVLIHNANEAAAGFFQAVTDSPGVWAFGTNKNQNDAAPGHVLASATLDVPRALLLVATEVQKGSFESHPMRFGLASDVIRVEWNDALKAQIPEGLREELDRLAKQIASGALQVPRGNF, from the coding sequence GTGAGAGGCTGGGCCCGGAAGCTCGTCGGCAGCGCGCTGTGCGCGCTCGCGGTCACTGCCTGCAAGCGCGCGAGCGAGCCGGCTCCCTCGGCCGAGCCGACCGGCGTTCCGAACTTCAAGGTGGCCCTGCTGACTCCCGGCTCGATCCGCGACGGCGGCTGGAACCAGAGCGCGTACGAGGGTCTGCAGATGATCCACACCGCGCTCGGCGCCGAGGTCGCGCACCAGGAGACGAAGACACCGCAGGACTTCGAGTCGGGCTTCCGCGACTTCGCGGCGCGCGGCTTCAACCTGGTGTTCGGCCATGGCTTCGAGTTCCAGGACGCGGCCGCGAAGGTCGCCAACGACTACCCGCGGACCGTGTTCATCACCACCAGCGGCTCGACCCTGCGCGGCAACGTGGCGCCGATCGTGTTCGAGCTCGAGGACGCGACCTTCCTGCTCGGCTTCGCGGGCGCGAAGCTCTCGAAGACGGGCAAGCTCGGCGCGGTGGGCGGCGTGAAGATCCCGTCGGTGGAGAGCACGTTCACCGCGTTCGAGGCGGGCGCAAAGCGCGCGCGGCCCGATGCGCAGGTCACGATCTCGTACATCGGCGGCTGGACAGACACCGCGGCGGCGCGCGAGGCCACGCTCGCGCAGATCGCGGCGGGCGCGGACGTGCTGATCCACAACGCGAACGAGGCCGCCGCCGGCTTCTTCCAGGCCGTGACCGACAGCCCGGGTGTCTGGGCGTTCGGCACCAACAAGAATCAGAACGACGCGGCGCCGGGTCACGTGCTGGCCTCGGCCACGCTCGACGTGCCGCGCGCGCTCCTGCTCGTGGCCACCGAGGTTCAGAAGGGCTCCTTCGAGTCGCACCCGATGCGCTTCGGCCTGGCGAGCGACGTGATTCGCGTCGAGTGGAACGACGCGCTCAAGGCGCAGATCCCCGAAGGGCTGCGCGAGGAGCTCGACCGGCTGGCGAAACAGATCGCGTCGGGCGCGCTGCAGGTCCCGCGCGGGAACTTCTAG
- a CDS encoding Gfo/Idh/MocA family oxidoreductase, with amino-acid sequence MPATRRGVAVVGAGRAGQARMRALEASPRARLAAVVTRGDPLAPVLADPEVTAVIVCTPNALHAGAARAALAAGKHVAVEFPLAATAPEASALFAAACARGLVLHEEHIELLSPSQAALRVQARLLGPPRAGSVRFSGDSAGWIGDPALAGSPALGALARLHRLVDLFGPAELRGARLGAGALRRLEVELAFAGGGVVTLVEERGPGLARSTDWSIECARGRLATPPPEPPGALFARDLEVFLDRIESGAESYVSDARVLELLELVGAIERRLC; translated from the coding sequence GTGCCGGCGACACGGCGCGGTGTCGCCGTGGTCGGGGCAGGCCGTGCCGGCCAGGCGCGCATGCGCGCGCTCGAGGCGAGCCCGCGCGCCCGGCTCGCGGCCGTGGTGACTCGCGGCGACCCGCTCGCTCCGGTGCTCGCGGACCCCGAGGTGACTGCCGTGATCGTGTGCACGCCGAACGCGCTCCACGCCGGCGCGGCACGCGCCGCGCTGGCTGCGGGGAAGCACGTCGCGGTGGAGTTCCCCCTGGCGGCGACGGCTCCGGAGGCGAGCGCGCTGTTCGCCGCGGCCTGCGCGCGCGGGCTCGTGCTGCACGAGGAGCACATCGAGCTGCTCTCGCCCTCGCAGGCGGCGCTGCGCGTGCAGGCGCGGCTGCTCGGTCCGCCGCGCGCGGGCAGCGTGCGCTTCTCGGGTGACTCGGCGGGCTGGATCGGCGATCCCGCGCTCGCGGGCAGCCCGGCGCTCGGTGCGCTCGCGCGCCTGCACCGGCTGGTCGACCTGTTCGGTCCGGCCGAGCTGCGCGGCGCGCGCCTGGGCGCCGGCGCGCTGCGGCGGCTCGAGGTCGAGCTCGCCTTCGCCGGCGGCGGGGTGGTGACTCTGGTCGAGGAACGGGGACCGGGCCTCGCGCGCAGCACCGACTGGTCGATCGAGTGCGCGCGCGGCCGGCTCGCGACGCCCCCGCCCGAGCCGCCCGGTGCGCTCTTCGCGCGCGACCTCGAGGTGTTTCTCGACCGCATCGAGAGCGGCGCCGAGTCATACGTGTCGGACGCCCGCGTGCTCGAGCTGCTCGAGCTCGTCGGGGCGATCGAGCGGCGGCTCTGTTAG
- a CDS encoding class I SAM-dependent methyltransferase, with protein MPKYTPVTDALHEYLLAHRSPDDPVLEELRAETRRLMGERSGMQISAEEGTFLALLVAATGARRVLEVGTFTGYSALCMARALPPGGKLLCCDVSEEYTAVARRYWQKAGVADRIELRIGPALDTLRALPAGESLDFAFIDADKENYRAYYEEILPRLRPGGLVALDNVLWSGRVLAEDDQSPNTVAIRQVNDHVAADRRVQSVMLGLSDGVTLVRKLG; from the coding sequence GTGCCGAAGTACACGCCAGTGACCGACGCCCTGCACGAGTATTTGCTCGCGCACCGCAGCCCCGACGACCCCGTGCTGGAGGAGCTGCGCGCCGAGACGCGGCGGCTCATGGGCGAACGCTCGGGTATGCAGATCTCGGCCGAGGAGGGGACCTTCCTCGCGCTGCTCGTGGCGGCCACCGGCGCCCGGCGCGTGCTCGAGGTCGGCACGTTCACCGGCTACAGCGCCCTGTGTATGGCGCGGGCGCTCCCGCCGGGCGGGAAGCTCCTGTGCTGCGACGTGAGCGAGGAGTACACCGCGGTGGCGCGGCGCTACTGGCAGAAGGCCGGCGTGGCCGACCGGATCGAGCTGCGGATCGGACCCGCGCTCGACACCCTGCGCGCGCTGCCCGCCGGTGAGTCGCTGGACTTCGCGTTCATCGACGCGGACAAGGAGAACTACCGGGCGTACTACGAGGAGATCCTCCCGCGCCTGCGGCCCGGGGGCCTGGTCGCGCTCGACAACGTGCTGTGGTCGGGGCGGGTGCTCGCCGAAGACGACCAGAGCCCGAACACCGTGGCGATCCGCCAGGTCAACGACCACGTGGCCGCCGACCGGCGCGTGCAATCGGTCATGCTGGGGCTGTCCGACGGCGTGACCCTCGTGCGCAAGCTGGGCTGA
- a CDS encoding nuclear transport factor 2 family protein: protein MAIGARKKSTARKPAAKKPAVTTARKGAKKPGRKKSAAVRAPSRRPTPAEELARRIVTAMDDEFNLDLGKLYTEDAVSEEPAGGTVTGLQSLRSKLAGWLAGLRAATWKARHVFVSGKTIAIEWEANITFKDGRQVKLVEVAIHEVRGDKVCAERFYYDPRALMPAQAPPPPRQTPPRPKPAPAAVEEDDEEGSAVDPMDL, encoded by the coding sequence ATGGCCATAGGTGCTCGCAAGAAGTCCACCGCGCGGAAGCCCGCCGCCAAGAAGCCGGCCGTCACCACCGCGCGCAAGGGGGCCAAGAAGCCGGGCCGCAAGAAGAGCGCCGCCGTGCGCGCGCCGTCGCGGCGGCCCACGCCGGCCGAGGAGCTGGCCCGGCGCATCGTCACCGCCATGGACGACGAGTTCAACCTCGACCTGGGCAAGCTCTACACCGAGGACGCCGTCTCCGAGGAGCCCGCCGGCGGCACGGTGACCGGCCTCCAGTCACTCCGCTCGAAGCTCGCGGGCTGGCTCGCCGGGCTGCGGGCGGCGACCTGGAAGGCGCGCCACGTGTTCGTGTCGGGCAAGACGATCGCGATCGAGTGGGAGGCCAACATCACCTTCAAGGACGGCCGGCAGGTGAAGCTGGTCGAGGTGGCGATCCACGAGGTGCGCGGCGACAAGGTGTGCGCGGAGCGCTTCTACTACGACCCGCGCGCGCTCATGCCCGCGCAGGCGCCGCCGCCGCCGCGCCAGACGCCGCCGCGGCCGAAGCCCGCCCCCGCCGCCGTCGAGGAAGACGACGAGGAGGGCTCCGCGGTCGATCCGATGGACCTCTAG
- a CDS encoding esterase-like activity of phytase family protein, with the protein MRLLHWFVFGWIGIAAAAPAHGAALIRITEWQYNGDEFIELTNVGDVAQDMTHWSFSDNTELPANVSLTPLGTIQPHASALITERSADAFRASWDLAVNIAILGNNSQNLGRADEINLYDASTALVDRLTYNDATGQGPRTLNVSGNIPFAALGTNNASAAVLSVPGDLYGSITSQDGFIGNPGHYSPVPEPTTLALFALVALLFGGLASRAEAAPYYIGTGLIPGDATDGSGLTGTLEDGVTPGNRIGGLGSAIAYTGNGSLYIATPDRGPADGTTSYADRYYTVQVNVDPNAHTVTPTVVATHLLTNQSGQQLTGSAAAFDATNSPASLRLDPEGVRAGRDGTLWISDEYGPFVYQFDAAGQRIGSFTPPAKFLISNPNANGTLELPPGNTSGRQSNRGMEGLAITPDGSHLVGAMQSPLIQDGALNAANGRVGVNLRLLAMDLTQGTSQEYLYQLDTGSLGVSEILAINDHQFLVLERDGNAGSNAAFKNLFLVSTAGAADVSGIPNLPTNGPLPSGAVPLAKAVFLNLLDPSFGLAGAGFPEKIEGIAFGPDLPNGDHLLLVTSDNDFGATNPTRVFAFGIPAADLPGFQAQTFDSVLPEPGVSLVIGTALAALALVRRRAA; encoded by the coding sequence ATGCGGCTTCTGCACTGGTTTGTCTTCGGGTGGATCGGCATTGCAGCTGCCGCGCCCGCTCACGGCGCGGCGCTGATCCGGATCACGGAGTGGCAGTACAACGGCGACGAGTTCATCGAGCTCACCAACGTGGGCGACGTCGCGCAGGACATGACCCACTGGAGCTTCAGCGACAACACGGAGCTCCCGGCCAACGTGTCGCTGACGCCGCTCGGCACGATCCAGCCGCACGCGAGCGCGCTGATCACCGAGCGCTCGGCCGACGCGTTTCGCGCGTCGTGGGACCTGGCGGTGAACATCGCCATCCTGGGCAACAACTCCCAGAACCTGGGCCGCGCCGACGAGATCAACCTCTACGACGCCAGCACGGCGCTGGTCGACCGGCTCACCTACAACGACGCCACGGGGCAGGGCCCGCGCACGCTGAACGTGAGCGGCAACATTCCGTTCGCGGCGCTGGGCACGAACAACGCGAGCGCGGCGGTGCTCTCCGTGCCGGGTGACCTGTACGGCTCGATCACGAGCCAGGACGGCTTCATCGGGAACCCGGGTCACTACTCGCCGGTGCCCGAGCCGACCACGCTGGCGCTCTTCGCGCTCGTGGCGCTGCTCTTCGGCGGCCTCGCGAGCCGCGCCGAGGCCGCGCCGTACTACATCGGCACGGGCCTGATCCCGGGCGATGCGACCGACGGCTCCGGCCTCACCGGCACGCTGGAGGACGGAGTCACTCCCGGAAACCGGATCGGCGGCCTGGGCTCCGCGATCGCCTACACCGGGAACGGCAGCTTGTACATCGCCACCCCCGACCGCGGCCCCGCGGACGGCACCACGAGCTACGCGGACCGCTACTACACGGTCCAGGTGAACGTCGACCCCAACGCGCACACCGTGACTCCCACGGTCGTGGCCACGCACCTGCTCACGAACCAGTCGGGCCAGCAGCTCACTGGCTCGGCCGCGGCCTTCGACGCCACGAACTCACCGGCGAGCCTGCGGCTCGACCCGGAAGGCGTGCGCGCCGGCCGCGACGGCACGCTGTGGATCTCCGACGAGTACGGCCCGTTCGTCTACCAGTTCGACGCCGCGGGCCAGCGCATCGGCTCGTTCACGCCGCCCGCGAAGTTCCTGATCTCGAACCCGAACGCGAACGGCACGCTCGAGCTCCCGCCCGGCAACACCAGCGGCCGCCAGAGCAACCGCGGCATGGAGGGCCTCGCGATCACGCCCGACGGCTCGCACCTGGTGGGCGCCATGCAGAGCCCGCTGATCCAGGACGGCGCGCTGAACGCCGCCAACGGCCGGGTCGGCGTCAACCTGCGGCTGCTCGCCATGGACCTGACCCAGGGCACGAGTCAGGAGTATCTCTACCAGCTGGACACCGGGAGCCTCGGCGTGTCCGAGATCCTCGCGATCAACGACCACCAGTTCCTCGTGCTCGAGCGCGACGGGAACGCGGGCAGCAACGCGGCCTTCAAGAACCTGTTCCTCGTCAGCACGGCGGGCGCGGCCGACGTCAGCGGCATCCCCAACCTGCCCACGAACGGCCCGCTGCCCTCGGGCGCGGTCCCGCTCGCCAAGGCGGTGTTCCTGAACCTGCTCGACCCGAGCTTCGGGCTGGCCGGCGCGGGCTTCCCGGAGAAGATCGAGGGCATCGCGTTCGGCCCCGACCTGCCCAACGGCGACCATCTCTTGCTGGTCACGAGTGACAACGACTTCGGCGCGACCAACCCGACGCGCGTCTTCGCGTTCGGCATCCCCGCCGCGGATCTGCCGGGCTTCCAGGCGCAGACCTTCGACTCCGTCCTGCCGGAGCCGGGCGTGTCACTCGTGATCGGGACTGCGCTGGCGGCGCTCGCGCTCGTGCGGCGGCGCGCCGCCTAG
- a CDS encoding SDR family oxidoreductase: MEIEGKAAIVTGGGTGVGRATALDLASRGCSVVINYSRSREDAERTAAECARKGVFAIPYQADVADDAACREMVEVCMSELGQLDILVQSAGTTVFVPHGDLDKLTTDDWQRIFQVNVVAPFQVVRAARKALEQSGRGSVVMVSSVAGIVGTGSSIPYCASKAALNNLVITLARALAPKIRVNGVAPGAITGRWLKQGWGESYDAIMKGVSARVPLGRPSEPEDISAAILALLSGSDMVTGQVIVCDGGMTLGG; this comes from the coding sequence ATGGAGATCGAGGGCAAGGCAGCGATCGTGACCGGCGGCGGGACCGGGGTGGGGCGCGCGACGGCGCTCGACCTGGCGTCGCGCGGCTGCTCCGTGGTGATCAACTACAGCCGCTCGCGCGAAGACGCGGAGCGCACGGCCGCCGAGTGCGCGCGCAAAGGCGTGTTCGCGATCCCGTACCAGGCCGACGTGGCCGACGACGCCGCCTGCCGCGAGATGGTCGAGGTGTGCATGAGTGAGCTCGGCCAGCTCGACATCCTGGTGCAGAGCGCGGGCACGACCGTGTTCGTGCCGCACGGTGACCTCGACAAGCTCACGACCGACGACTGGCAGCGGATCTTCCAGGTCAACGTGGTGGCGCCCTTCCAGGTGGTGCGCGCCGCGCGCAAGGCGCTCGAGCAGTCGGGCCGCGGCTCCGTGGTCATGGTGTCGAGCGTCGCGGGCATCGTCGGCACGGGCAGCTCGATTCCCTACTGCGCCTCGAAGGCGGCGCTCAACAACCTGGTGATCACGCTCGCGCGCGCGCTCGCGCCGAAGATCCGCGTGAACGGCGTCGCCCCGGGGGCGATCACCGGGCGCTGGCTCAAGCAGGGTTGGGGCGAATCCTACGACGCGATCATGAAGGGCGTGTCGGCGCGCGTGCCGCTGGGCCGCCCGTCGGAGCCCGAAGACATCTCGGCCGCGATCCTCGCGCTGCTCTCCGGCTCCGACATGGTCACCGGCCAGGTGATCGTGTGTGACGGCGGGATGACGCTCGGCGGCTGA